TTCCTTTATAGGTAACACCAATACTGGATTCAGATGTTAACCAATAATGAAGTTGTTGTAAAAACAAAGCAGGTGATCTACCTAAGTGCTGCACAATAACAGGTTGTAAAACCAAACAATTTTCTTTTGGCATTATAATGCGTGCTTCTGACATTGTTAATTATCCTTAACTGAAATTTAACGTCATACACCATAAATATTGATATCATAGTAAATAAATATTACTATGATATGCTAGTACGCTGTCGATTATGATGTACGGCTAATTAAGAAATCCTCGGTGATCTAGACCGGGGATTTTTTTTATGTTTAATCAAATTGTCTTAACGTAAGACCGTTTAAGTAAACCTCTTATTAAGCTATAAAACTTAAATTGAAGAATATCAAGATGGTTTTTTATAATCAATTTTAAAATCATTTGTCTCTCTTTCCATATATATAACATCATTTATTTTTTTGTAACTAACTGAAAATATTGAATAATATAGATATATCTTTGAGGTGAGCTATAGTTTTGTATTTTTGGGGCGTGTTTAGATGTGGTGCATGAAAATAATAAAACGTTTAACATTCAAATTATATACAAATTATAAACAAATACAAATCAATTGCTAAACATTTAATAATCGTATATTAATTGAAGATTTTCTTTTTTAAAAAATTAAATAAAAACAAATGGTTATAATTTTTTTGTTTTTTATACATTTAGGTGTTGTTTTTTAATCGTTTTGTATGTGTTTATAATACGTATTGTATATGTACATTATTTTGTTATAATAAAAAAATGGTGTTTAATACATGAGGTAAAAATGATACAAGATAATATTAATGCAAAAATGACAGCAGCAGAGGCAGCTAATTTTTTAGGGATGACACTTCAATATGTTCATAAACATCTTAAGTTGAAAAACTTAATTTCTTATAAAAGTCAAAACAGGGTATTTTTTGGATATGAAACGTCTAAGCAATTATTCAATATTAGGTTTACGCCTAAAATAATTTCTTTTCAGATTGTTAAGGGTGGAACTGGAAAAACATCATTAGCGCATTCTTTTGCTGTTAGATCAAATTTATACGGCGCGCGCGTGCTTTGTATTGATTTGGATCAACAAGGTAATTTATCCCAAGCGTTTAATGTAAATCCAAAAGATACGCCGGTGATGATTGATATATTAAAAGATAATCTTAGATTAGAAACTGCAGTTGTTAATATATCGCCTGGGCTAGATTTAGTTCCAAGCAGAATTGAAAATGCAATATTAGATAATTTTATAATGCTAAATAAGTATCCTTTAGATAGAGTTTATGCAAATCTTTTTCAAAAGGCTTTAAAACATTATGATGTTATTGTGGTTGATTGTCCTCCTGCTCTTGGACAATCTGTTGCGGCGGCAACGCTTTCTTCAGATATGGTCGTTGCACCATTAACTCCAGAGCAATTTAGTTTGTCTGGTTTAAGAATATCTTATGAAGAGATTAAAAGCTTAGGCGATAAATTTGGTAAAGACGTTGCATTAAAAATTGTATTAAATAAATTTGATTCAAGAACTGCTCTTTCTAATGAGGTTTTTTCTAAAATATTTAATCATGAAATTTTCAAGACTTTACTTTGTCAAACTTTTGTTAGAATATGTCAAGAATTTCCAAATACAATATATACAGGCTCTAATATATTTTCTTCATTAAAAAACACTGTTGCTAAAGAAGATATAGATTTATTTACCAGAGAGGTTCTTGGATTAAAACGAGACGAAAACAACTTAATGATTTCTGCGTAGGTGATATATCATGCCGCTCATTAAAGACCTTATGAAGGAAAAAGACCTTACAACAAAGTTTAAAAAGAAATCTTATCGCCCCTGGGATGATGATATTCTTTCTTCAAGTGTTGAAAATGACCAAAGTAGCAATACAGAACAAGCTGTTATTGAGTCTGCTGATCAGCGTTCTCCAGTCCAATCTCAAGATGTTCAAGTTGATCAGCAATTAATAAATTATGAGAGAGAATATCGTAATTTATATGGTGTTCAAAAGTCTATTATTGCTTATTTTCTTAAAACAATTGAATCAAATGACTCTGAATATTATTACACACAGCCTATTATTATTAAAGATCTTTCAGTGATTGTAAAATCTGCAGCGCCATCAGTTCATACTTCTTTGCAAAGATTAAAGCAAAAAGGATTGATTGAGTCACATGATAATAAAAGAGGAAAGGGTGGGTATGGTTGTTATAAGATAAAAGTAGATATATTTCAGGGCCTTCAAAGGAAATTTGTTTAAAAAACATATTATAATCGTTTGTTAATCGTTACATAAATGTTTTATAAACGAATATAGTTTAAATTTTATTGCAAACGCAAAACCATGAGGTTTGATTCGTGGATGAAGGAGTCTATCTTTTTTCTGAGGCTTTACAATTTTAGAGTTTTTTAAATGGAGGACAAGCATGCATGTAATATGCGATCCTACGTGGCTTGTCCAAGTTCACTATAATAATAGAAGGAAGGTACGATACGTATGCTGAACGTATTATTTTTCATGAGATTTAAAACAAATTTGTTTAATAAACGTATTGTTTTTGTTTGTTAATCGTTATATAAACGTATTGTAATAAAATATACTTGTATCCTATAGTGTGAATGTGCGGCTATGTGGTTTTTCTGGGATGAAACTATAATAGTGGAAAGAAGGCACGTATAGTTTATGTATGCTAAAAGTAGATAAATTTTTAGGTGTGAAGCATATTTGTTTGATATGTGTTTTGTTTTTGTTTGTTAATCGTTACGTAAACGTTTTATAAATAATTGTATGCTGCGTTTTGATATGTAATTTTTCCTATTTAACAGATGCGACAGAACCTTATTCGATTCTCATTTTATTAAGATTTTAAATGTGTGCTATAATTAATAATTTTTAGCACACACACAAAGCCATGAGGGTTGCCTGGTGTAGTTCATTGGACGAAAAAAACTTTTTATATGGAGGATTGTAAACTTTTCTGGGTATATAAATCATCTTTTTCTTAATGTGATGATACTGATATGATTATTAATCATATAGATTTAATAATAAGTTAAAATAGCAATGCAGAACGACAGCACGATTGTATTGTCTTGCAATATATGTAAATTGTCTATACAATTAACTATATACATTAAAAATAATTTTAAATATGACGTTACGATAAAGGAGATCTTATATGTTTATAAAGAAAAAAGCTCTAGGTTTTATAGGTGCAATTTTTGCATTGACATTTTCTTGCGCGGAAGCAGAGCATCCAATTGAAAAAACTATGTTCTTTGAAGAAAAAAATGGTGATTTTGTTCAGTTCTTCAAAATAGAAAATGAATATAATGATAACTATGTAGGGTTTTCAGATTTATATACTCGTACATTAGGTCATGGCAAACATCCTGTTTTTCATCCATACAATCCTGATAGCAGTCAATGGTTAACGCTTGCAAATATCAATGTAATACCTGGAACAGATTTATTTCATAATATTGTTGAACAAAATCCTAATCTTCTGCAATTAATGTATAAAGTAAGTGGTAAAAATCCAAATTTTTATCAAGATGCTGGAAATATTGAAGAATTTAAAATTAAAATTGTTATTCAGGAGATAACGCCTCGAGATATGCCGTATGAAAGTGCTGCAAATCCATTAGCTTTTCGCCCTCAATATTATACTGTTCCACATGCACAGGCTAATGCAAGAAATGCCGAAGACGCAATTGGTCAAAATATGCGCGTTGCATTTTTGCCTATTGATGGCCTTCCTTTAACTTTGATTAACCAATTTCCGCGTGGAGAAATTCAAGCAACAGCAACAACACCATTTCAATCATTTCTTCCTTTGATAACGTATCAATCTAAAGAAACATTTCAAACAAATGTATCGGTGCATCCACAAGACCCAGCTAGAAAGGCTGCGGATGGCGTAACGCCTGCACCTTTTTTAAACAATGTTCTTTCAGGGCCAGTTCCTGCTGTTGGGCCTGATTTTTTACAACGCAATATTGATGGTGAGATAAAGCCACGTGCGATATGGAGTGTTTTGTATCAAATATCTGAACCTAAATTTAGCAATCCATTGGCAACGTTGCATATATTTGTGCCGCCTGCTTCAGCACAACGTATAAAAGATGTAAGCGCTGATGAAGGCATCAATACATTTGAAGATTGGGTTTATCAAACAGGCTTAATTGATTTGTTTGTTAATCAAGAAGCACAATACGAGCAATTAAATATTTTACCGATAGATTTTGATGCAATTACATATCGTCGTCTAAATCTTGATTTAGATCGTCATGCTGAGACTATTAACAAGCGCTCGGAAGAAGAAAAAACGGCTTTTGCTATACAACATTATTTAAATGATGGCAAAAGAGAAGGAAGAAAATATGTAGAGGGGCTACCTGCTGACTTTGATCCTCTTGTATATCGTCGTCTAAATCGTGATTTAGATCCTTATGCTGAGACTATTAACAAGCGCTCGGAAGAAGAAAAAACGGCTTTTGCTATACAACATTACTTAAGTTGTGGAAAAAAAGAAAATAGAAAATACAAATAAAAAAACCACAAAAACAATAAAAAGAGTATTATTTCTATTTAATTTTTTTAAATTTCAAAGTAAAATAATATTTATTTTATGAAATACCATGGCAACAATGTTGTTTTATTTTTAAATAATTTATAATACAATATTATATTGTTAATTAATTTAGGATTATTATTATGTATAAAACGTCATTAATCTTTATCTGTATGCTTTTAAGCTTTTCACTCAATGCTGCAAATTTCGTGATGAATTCATTTGATGAGCCTAGGCAGGTTCTATTTGGACCTCAAGGCCAACAATTTCATGTTTTTGAAGTTGTTGGAGATGGTGATTGTGGTTTTCATATTCTAGGCACCCGTGAAGAGATTTATAACTATGTTATGAATAATGCTGAGGATAACACTATACTTACTATTTTAACGCCAGAAGCAAAAGATTGGTATGCACATAAAGCATACACTGATCCTTCAAAAGTGGAGATAGATACAGCTTTAAATGAAACAAATATTTTAACGCCTGAACAATTGATAGATTTTATGTTTAATCGTTATTTCGTTGCTTATCCAACAGAGATTATTCCTAGTGATAAATATTTAGCATGTCTTGAAGAATCAAGTTATGAAATAAGCACACCAACGGGATTAATCGATGTTGTAGCAAGATTGAAGCAATTGAATATTAACGTTTGGCGTGAATCAGATATAGGGCTTATTCCTATGCGTCAAATATTGATTGATCCCGATTTAAGAACTATCGATTTATTTTTTAGTGGCGGGCATTTTAAGCGACTTGTGACTCAAGATTTTTATGGAAATACGATTCACGATAGACAGAATTTAAAAGAAGCTTTAGAGACTGAAGAAAGATGGTATGAGCTTTATCTTCAAAATGAAGTGAAAAGCTTTTCTGAGCAGGCAGAAATTATAAAATTAATTGAAATTGAAGATGATTTATATAATAAAATTCTTATTAGCCAAACAAAACAAATGGAAGGATTACCAGTAGATTTTGATCCTCTTTCATATATTCAATTGTATAAAGATTTACAATTGGAGACAGAAAAAATTACCTCAAATGAGAAAAAAATAGAATGGGCTAAAAATCATTATTTAAATAATGGAAAAAAAGAGGGAAGGAAATATATTGAGGGACTACCAGCCGATTTTAATCCTCTTTCATATATTCAATTGTATAAAGATTTACAATTGGCGACGGAAAAAATTACCTCAAATGAGCAAAAAATAGAATGGGCCAAAAAACATTATTTAAATAATGGAAAAAAAGAGGGAAGGAAATATATAGAGGGACTACCAGCCGATTTTTACCCCCTAGTATATCTTCGCATGTATCCAGATTTACAAAGAGCTATCGAAAATATGACCTCAGATGAGCAAAAAATAGAATGGGCTAAAAATCATTATTTAATAAATGGAAAAAAAGAAGGAAGAAAATATTAAATTATCTATAGAAAATACAAGCTCAATTATTTTTTATAGTTATAACGAAAAACTACGGGGCTTGCCCGGGGGGAGTTTCACAAAAAGAAACTATTTGAAAAAGAAATAAAAGAGTGCTAAAAGAAATTAAGAATAGATTTTTACGTATCTTATTGTATAAAAATTTTAAACATATTTAATATGATATGTAAAAATTAATCTAATTAAAATCATTCAAAGTATAAATAAAATGAATAAAAACAATACAAAAATAGATCAACTAACCTCATTAAGGTTTTTTGCCGCTTTCATGATCGTTATTCATCATTCAAACGGCTTGTTTGGTATACATTATTCAGGTATCAATTTAGGTCAAGGTGTTTCATTTTTCTTTGTATTATCTGGATTTATTTTAACTTATGTTTATCCAAATTTAAATACTTGGACAGAAATAAAACAATTTTTGAAAGCACGTATCGCAAGAATTGTTCCTGCTTATATTGCTAGTTTTTTAATCGCTATTGCCCTTATTTCTTTTCCTTGGGATATCAAAACAGCGATAGCACATCTTTTAATGATTCAATCATGGATACCTTCATCAAATTATTATTTTTCTTATAATGCTGTAGCCTGGAGCGTCTCAACCGAGTTTTTTTTCTACCTTGCCTTCCCCCTTTTACTCTATAAATGGAACAACACTTGGTTTATAAAACTTATTATTTCTGGCATTGTTCTTATTATTTTAGTGCTTATATCAAACGCGTGCCAATTATCAGTTTATGAAAAACCTGGAAACGATCTCACAGTAACTGAACATGGTCTTATATATATTAATCCCCTTTCAAGAATATTTGAATTCATTATTGGTATGTCTATTGCATTTTTATATAAAAAAAGAACAATAAAAAAAAATTATATTCCTTTTTTAGCAACTATATGTGAAATAAGTTCGATCATCCTTTGTGCTGTTTTTATGTATAACACAAATTATATTGTAAATTGGAGTAGGGCACTAAAATTAGGACCAGCTTTAGATCAATGGATCGTTCACTGTGGATCTGTTTTTGTTTTTGGTTTATTAATTTATCTTATTGCGCAAGGTCGTGGAAAAGTTTCAAAGATATTATGTAATCCATTTTTTGTACTTCTCGGAGAAATAAGTTTTTCAATGTATCTAACACATCAAACTTTATTAACCATTTATAGAGGTAAAATTTCTTATTTTGCAGATTTTCCAAACCCTATTACATTTAGTATTTTTATATCTATTTTATTATCACTATCATTTTTAATATGGGCTTGTATTGAAATGCCAGGAAGACGATATATTCTTGGATATAAAAAAGTTACCCCGTCTATCATTATAAAAAATGCTTGGAACAACAATATAATACCAAGCCGTAACTTTTTATTCACAGGATTTGTTGTCATCTGTAGTGTAGGATTATTGGAATCTAAAATAGGTATAAGTGATTCTATTGGTAAAAAAGAAGACATTTTACCACCAAATTTTAATCCTCTTACATATATAGATCTGAACCCAGATTTAGAAAAAGCGACTGAAAAAATGACAACAATTATGGAAAAAACAGATTGGGCTAAAAATCATTATCTATTAAATGGAAAAAAAGAGGGAAGAAAATATTAGATCTACGAATCTAATTTTTGAGGTATCTTATAAAATGATTCGAACTAATATAAAATATATATTTTTGCAAAAAAATACAAAAAACATTTGAAAAAATGGAGCAAGGATGATAAAAGTATATTGAGCCTATGTTTATTTTATGCGATAAAGCGTAAAATTTTTAAATGTCCTTTTAAGATAAAGCCTAACAATACGCTAATGAAAGTTAAAGTCAAATGAATAGTGTTAATACAAAGAAATCTTCGTCAAATAATTTTATACAAAATAAAAAACTTTTACTTATAGGGCTTGCTATAATCTGTAGCATAATTCTTGTTGTTGTTTACAATATGGAATCATTGGAGCCTGAAATAAATACAAATAATATTGTTACGCAAACAAAAGATGGTCTGCCTACAGATTTTGATCCTAATAACTATCTTAAATTAAATCCAGATTTAGAAAAAGCTGCTGAAAAATTACCTTCAGACGAGGCAAAGATAGCATTTGCTAAAAATCACTATTTAACAAATGGTAAATCTGAAAAAAGAAAATATTAGATATAATTTTACTGAAACTTCATGGGGCTTGCCCCGTGGAGTTTCACTGATGTTAGTGTAGGATTTTATGTACAAGACCATCTATTATTGTTATACATTATCATGCACTTGCATATATAACATTAAATGAATTATACTCTACGTCTTTTTTAGATACAAATTACATTAAAAGTATGTCGTCTGATAATTCAAAAATTGTATATATTGTATATATAGATGGATATCTTGATAATCAATTAGGTGCTCAAACTTTAAAAAAATCAACTTTTGAAATTGTTGAAAAATTACTTCTTAAGCTAACTACGTTGCGAAATTAAGATTCCTATTGAGCAAAAATTTCTAATTATTATTTTTAATAATTGTTTATCTTCGCATAATAAGGTAAACACATTTGTGATTTAAATAGGAGTCTGATAAATTATAGTGTAAAACACATCATCTAAAGGTTCTTTTTTTTTAAAAAGTATATTATAGTCGTAGCGAATTAAAATGAAAGAAAGATATTTTTTTTTGAGGCTTTCAAAATTGCATAATATGCCTTTTGACAAAGTTTTTACTTTACAGCAAACGTATTATAGAAAAATATGAAAATATTAATAACTGCAGGCATTGATATAAATCAAAACAACGCATGTTCAATTAATTTTTTAAGAACAGCAAATTCTTTTTCTTATGTGTCAAATGATGAGATCATTATTTTTACGGCTGAAAAAAACTCAAAACTATTTTCAATATTAGAAAAAGATAATATTATTAAAAAAAGTGGTTATTTTAATAAAAAACTTCCAAATTCAATAAATTTTCTTATTAATATCCCAAAAATTTTAAATATTGCCAGAAAAGAACATGTTGATGTTGTTTATATACGATATAATTTGATGAGTTTTATTTTAGTATTTTTTTTAAGATTTTTTTCAAATACTTTTGTTGTAACAGAACATCACGGATGGGTTGAAGACGAATTAAAATCAAATAAAAAAAATAAATTTATTTCATTCTTGTTTAAAAAACTTCAAATATTAGATGTTAAAATGGCTCATTTAACACGAGTTGTCGTGGATGGCATAAAAGAAAAATTTGTTAATAATGGGGTAAGACAAGAAAAAATCGTTGTTTTTCAAAATGGTACTGATGTTGCATCTTTTGAAGATAAAAAGAATTTTAAAAAATTAAAATCAGATTATTTTAAAATAGGATTTATAGGAAATTTAGCTGCGTGGCAAGGTGTACATATTGCGTTAATGGCAATGCCTATCATTCTTAATTATAGGAAAGATATAAAATTAATAATTGTTGGAGATGGTCCTGAAAAGAAAAATCTTGAATTACTGTCTAATTCCTTAAATTTAAAAAACAATGTTGATTTTTGCGGGGAAGTTTCCTTTGAAAATGTTCCCTTAATGTTGTCTGATTTTGATATTGCGATTGCCCCATTTACCTCTGAAAGAAATAAAAATATTGGATTAAGCCCTATTAAAATTCGGGATTATGCGGCATCAGGGCTTGCGATTATCTCTTCTGATATTAAAGGAATTTCTGATTATGATTGGCTTATTAAAGTGCAACCCGATGATCCTGAAGCCTTGGCAAAAAATATTTTACATTTGGTTGAAAATGAACCCCTTAGAAAGAGTCTTCAAGAAAAATCAAAAAATTATGCTTTTGAGCATTTTGATGTAAAAATAATAGGCGCAGCTATTATGGCTGAAATTACAAAAATAAAAAACAAACAATTAAGTGGCAAATAATATAAAATGTGTGGTATTTGGTTTTCATTTTCACGCGAAATATCATCAAATGTAATTGATATTATTAAACATCGTGGTCCTGATGGTTCTGATTTTTTAAAATTTGAAACTTCTTTTGGCCCCATTTTTATGGGTCATAGACGTCTTGCAATTGTTGATGTTTCATCAGCGGGTCATCAACCTATGGAAGATAAAATTCATGCGTTGTGGATTACGTATAATGGAGAGATTTACAATTATAAAGATTTACGCCAAGAACTTGAAGGATTTGGACATCAATTTAAAACCAACACAGACACAGAGGTTGTTTTAAAGTCTTATGTTCAGTGGGGCGAAGAATGTCTTCATAAATTTTCTGGGATGTTTTCTTTTGTAATTTATGATAAAAAATCAGATCATATTTTTGTAGCAAGAGATCCATTTGGTATAAAGCCTTTGTATTACTATCAAAAAGGAAAATTTTTAGCTTTTGCATCTGAGATAAAACAATTTACGTGTTTAGAAGATTTTGAACGGCGTATTCATAAAAAACGCGCTTATGATTTTTTAAAAAATGGTATTTTTGATCATCGCGACGACACTCTTTTTGATGAAGTGAAGCAAATAAGGGGAGGGGAGTGTGCGTTTATTTCTTTAAAGGATTTTAAAAAGACACACTCTTTTAAGATAAAAAAATGGTATGTTTTACCACATCCTGATTCAATTCAAATAACACTCAAAGACGCAATTGATCAATTTAGAGAAAAATTCAAAAAATCTGTTCAGACACATCTTATGTCTGAGGTGCCAATAGGTTTTTGTCTTTCAGGTGGGTTGGATAGTTCGTCAATTGTAGGAATGGCTGATTATTTAAAAAATACAAAAGAACTTGTTACGATTAGTGCATGTTATAATGATAAATTTTTTGATGAAAGAGAATTTATTAAAGCTGTTGTTGATAAAACAAATTGTACTTCTCATTTTATTTTTCCAAAAGAAGAAGATCTTTTGACTGATATCAAAAAAATAACATGGCATCAAGATGAACCATTTGGAAGCATGAGTATTTTTGCTCAATGGTCAGTTTTTAAAGAGGCGCATCAACATGGTTTAAAAGTAATGCTGGACGGGCAGGGTGCTGATGAACAACTTGCAGGTTATCTGTTTATGATGCCGCATTATATGAAGTGGCTTTTAGCGCGTCATCAATATATTGATTTTGCAAGTTTTGCTCTTAATTTTTCAATGAGCGAGCCTGCTTTTGTTTTAAGGTCACTAAAAAGACTATTTAACAAAAAAAATAAATCAAAAGAATTAATAATAAATAACAACTATTTTTTAGAAAATGAAAAAAATTATTCAACAGAAAAAAATGCATTAGACTATTTAAATCTATCAACTTCTTCTGATATTGGTAATTTATGTTCCGCCTATGTTCAGTCTATTCATTTACCAATGCTACTACATTATGAAGATAGAAATTCCATGGCACATTCGATAGAAGCACGTGTTCCATTTTTGGATCCAAAACTTGTTGAACTTTCTATTGGTCTTGGTAATTCCTATAAATATAAAAATGGGTATACAAAAGTACTTATAAGAGAAGCAATGAAGGACATTTTGCCTTCTAAAGTTTATAAAAGAAAAAGCAAATTAGGGTTCTCAGTTCCTGAAACAAAGTGGATTAGGGGTGATTTAAATCATTATATTAGAAACTCAATTAGTAAGGTATATAACAAGTTTCCAGAATTTTTTGACAAAAGCTCATTAATGTATTATTTAGAAGGGAGCTTAAGTGGATCTCAGCATTTTGATTTCACTTTGTGGCGTATAGCGAGTTTTGGAGAATGGTCTGATATGTTTGATGTTAAATTATAAATGACATATATTTATTTAATAATAAAAATTTTAAATATTTTTTTAATTGCGCCTGCAAGCATATATACCTTTTTGTGCTCTACTGAAATTCAAAGTAGATATAAGATTGTATATTCTTATATTTTTTCTTTTTGTTTAATTCCATGGCTTTATATATTCTTGTTAAGAGTTTTACCGCATCAAGATTCTGGTTTATATATATTATTAACGATTATCCCTTTTATCTTTTTGTTGATTTTGAAAGCTAAATTCTTTAGGTTGTTTTTGAATGAATTCTATTCACTAAAATCAATTACAAAAAAAATAAATAAATTTTCTTTTTTTTGTTTTCTTTTTATGATTTTTTTCATTATTTTATGGTTTTTACAAAAACCATTGCTGGGAAATGATCCATTGCAATATTTTTATCTTTCAAATCTTATAGACAATTTGAAGGAAACTTCTTTTTATCCATCAACAAGTGCTGTTAATGAAAGAGGATTTGTTGTGCCATGGTCTCATCCTTTAGGATATCCAGGTCTTCTTGCCTGGGGTAGGCTTGGTTTATCAGAAGATATTGGTCTTTTCTTTGCAAAAATATGTTCATTTTCAATGATATTTTTTCTTGCTTTAGCACTTATTATTACTCTTTATAAAGAAACAAAGCGTTTTAATTTTTGGGCTTCTTTGTTGTTATTAACGACACCTTTATGTTTAAATGGCGCACTTGAATGCCATATTGATTCAAGTCGAATGCTTCTTTTTTTTGCTTCTTTTTTGATTGTCTATGAATATCTTAAAAATGTTTCAGAAAAAATTACTCCTCAGAAAGATATAATTTATTTTTTAATTTTAGGCGCTTCATTTGGATTTTCTTGGTTTTATCATTCATCTGGCATATTAACATATGTTATATGTATGGGGGTGTTTGCAATCGTTTTTCTTTTAAATCAAAGGAAAGAAATGTCGTTTTATGTAATGTTAAAAAAGTATATTCCTTTGATTTTTTTGACGACTTTGACAATGTTTTTAATTGTTTGTGTTGATTTATATAATTCATTTAAGGTTCATGGGAAAATTCTAGCAGATCTAGAAAATATAAAAATAATTAATTTTATGTCAGATGAATATAAAATGTATTTTGACTTAAGTAGAGGAATAAAAACATTATATGAAAAATTTGTATTTGGTATTTTTAAAATATTTACAGAAATAAGTGTATTTGGAATTGTTTATTTTTTGTTTGTTATATCTTTATTGTTGTCTATAAAAAAAATAAAAACTAATAATATTGTAAATATATATAATTTTTCAATATTTTTTGTTTTTATATTTTATTTGTTTGTTGTTGTTGCAACAATTTCTGGCGTAGGTACATTTGCATTTAATCCAAGATATTTGCTTCAAATTCATCCTATTGTTTGTCTTGCCGTGGCGTTTCAAATGAAAAGGATATTAAAATGACACGTTTCTTAAAAAGATCTTTAGTCTTCTTGTTAATTTCTTATGGAGTTCTTTATTATATATTACAAATTAATTTTTTTTCATTTAATTTGTTTTATTTTGATGATTCTAAAAAAAAGGATCAAAATTATTTTTTTAAATTATTTTCATTTTTAAGCGAAAATAATTTAAAAAAAGCTTTCGTATTGCGTGATGGAGAATTTCTAACATATTCTGATTT
The window above is part of the Alphaproteobacteria bacterium genome. Proteins encoded here:
- a CDS encoding ParA family protein, with the protein product MIQDNINAKMTAAEAANFLGMTLQYVHKHLKLKNLISYKSQNRVFFGYETSKQLFNIRFTPKIISFQIVKGGTGKTSLAHSFAVRSNLYGARVLCIDLDQQGNLSQAFNVNPKDTPVMIDILKDNLRLETAVVNISPGLDLVPSRIENAILDNFIMLNKYPLDRVYANLFQKALKHYDVIVVDCPPALGQSVAAATLSSDMVVAPLTPEQFSLSGLRISYEEIKSLGDKFGKDVALKIVLNKFDSRTALSNEVFSKIFNHEIFKTLLCQTFVRICQEFPNTIYTGSNIFSSLKNTVAKEDIDLFTREVLGLKRDENNLMISA
- a CDS encoding acyltransferase, whose protein sequence is MNKNNTKIDQLTSLRFFAAFMIVIHHSNGLFGIHYSGINLGQGVSFFFVLSGFILTYVYPNLNTWTEIKQFLKARIARIVPAYIASFLIAIALISFPWDIKTAIAHLLMIQSWIPSSNYYFSYNAVAWSVSTEFFFYLAFPLLLYKWNNTWFIKLIISGIVLIILVLISNACQLSVYEKPGNDLTVTEHGLIYINPLSRIFEFIIGMSIAFLYKKRTIKKNYIPFLATICEISSIILCAVFMYNTNYIVNWSRALKLGPALDQWIVHCGSVFVFGLLIYLIAQGRGKVSKILCNPFFVLLGEISFSMYLTHQTLLTIYRGKISYFADFPNPITFSIFISILLSLSFLIWACIEMPGRRYILGYKKVTPSIIIKNAWNNNIIPSRNFLFTGFVVICSVGLLESKIGISDSIGKKEDILPPNFNPLTYIDLNPDLEKATEKMTTIMEKTDWAKNHYLLNGKKEGRKY
- a CDS encoding glycosyltransferase family 4 protein, which produces MKILITAGIDINQNNACSINFLRTANSFSYVSNDEIIIFTAEKNSKLFSILEKDNIIKKSGYFNKKLPNSINFLINIPKILNIARKEHVDVVYIRYNLMSFILVFFLRFFSNTFVVTEHHGWVEDELKSNKKNKFISFLFKKLQILDVKMAHLTRVVVDGIKEKFVNNGVRQEKIVVFQNGTDVASFEDKKNFKKLKSDYFKIGFIGNLAAWQGVHIALMAMPIILNYRKDIKLIIVGDGPEKKNLELLSNSLNLKNNVDFCGEVSFENVPLMLSDFDIAIAPFTSERNKNIGLSPIKIRDYAASGLAIISSDIKGISDYDWLIKVQPDDPEALAKNILHLVENEPLRKSLQEKSKNYAFEHFDVKIIGAAIMAEITKIKNKQLSGK
- the asnB gene encoding asparagine synthase (glutamine-hydrolyzing), which codes for MCGIWFSFSREISSNVIDIIKHRGPDGSDFLKFETSFGPIFMGHRRLAIVDVSSAGHQPMEDKIHALWITYNGEIYNYKDLRQELEGFGHQFKTNTDTEVVLKSYVQWGEECLHKFSGMFSFVIYDKKSDHIFVARDPFGIKPLYYYQKGKFLAFASEIKQFTCLEDFERRIHKKRAYDFLKNGIFDHRDDTLFDEVKQIRGGECAFISLKDFKKTHSFKIKKWYVLPHPDSIQITLKDAIDQFREKFKKSVQTHLMSEVPIGFCLSGGLDSSSIVGMADYLKNTKELVTISACYNDKFFDEREFIKAVVDKTNCTSHFIFPKEEDLLTDIKKITWHQDEPFGSMSIFAQWSVFKEAHQHGLKVMLDGQGADEQLAGYLFMMPHYMKWLLARHQYIDFASFALNFSMSEPAFVLRSLKRLFNKKNKSKELIINNNYFLENEKNYSTEKNALDYLNLSTSSDIGNLCSAYVQSIHLPMLLHYEDRNSMAHSIEARVPFLDPKLVELSIGLGNSYKYKNGYTKVLIREAMKDILPSKVYKRKSKLGFSVPETKWIRGDLNHYIRNSISKVYNKFPEFFDKSSLMYYLEGSLSGSQHFDFTLWRIASFGEWSDMFDVKL